The following is a genomic window from Acidobacteriota bacterium.
GCCGTGACCATGACCTGCATGCCCAGGCAGATGCCGAACAGGGGCACCCGTCCGGCGAAGGTGCGTACCACTTCGGACGACAGGATGGCCTCCTCCGGGCTGCCGGGGCCGGGCGAGATGACGATGAGCTCGGGCGCCAGCGCCTCGACCTCCGCCAGTGTCAGCGTGTCGGCTCGACGCACGCTCACCGTCACAGGAAACGTTTCCAGCAGGTGCTTCACGTTGTAGGTGAACGAGTCGAAGTTGTCCAGGATCAGGATCCGCTGCATGCCGGGCCTCGGGGAGTCGCTGAATCCGATTATATGACGGACATCGGACATCGGACATCGGAAATCGGCCGATATGTCCAAACATGTAGGCCCGTTGTGTCGAGTTGAAATAACGGGACTATCGATTCAGCGTATCGGGTCTCTCGTGGACGGACAACCTGAAAAAGCCAGACACCCGTTCGATGGCCGCTTCGTCCCGATGGAACGGTGTGTCTTGATGGGACGCGCGACTGGCGCTACTCCGGCCGTTTCGAGTGGATGATCCGCAGCACTTCGGCGATTTGCTCCCGTGAATATCGTACCGGCCCAAAATCGACCACCTGGAACGAAATCTCCGATTCGATCCCGTAAATCCGAATCAATGCGATTAGAGCCAGATCGCAGATCCGATGGTAAAACACGCTCGGTCTGGGAGCGATATTGAGCGCATCCCGCTCGTCGTCCAATAACGGTATCAGAGTGTCCGTCCAAGCCTCTCGCTTCAAATACTCCAGGCACTTGATGGCGAAGACCCGGGGCAGGATCTCCGGGGTGAAGGCCATCAGGCGGAGCTGTTCCGTCGCCTCGGCATCGCCCAATTTGACCATGGCCATCCAGCAGGCCTGGACGATGGCAGGCGCATAGAAAACGTTGTGGGGCGGATGGGGTGACGTCTCTTTTAGGATCAGGGCGTGAGCGGCCTTGTCCCTCTGCTCCCGGAGCCGGGGGATCCAGGCGGGATCGCCCCAGTCGCCCACGATCTTGAAGGCGTCGTCGCAGCGGTCTTCCCAGCGGCACGCCTGCCGGTAGATGGCCTCGATGGATTCCGCCGTGCAGCGCTGAAACAACACGTCTCTGGGAAACAGGGTCAGACCGATGATCGCCGAGCGCCTGATGTCGCCCTCATCGTCTTGCAGCTTGAACAGAAGAAAAGGGATGGCGTCTGGATGCTTGGCATTAGTCAATGCTGAAGTAATACGACGTCGAACAAACGGGTCCGGATCATTGAGAAAGGGTTTGGCAAGAGCCGGATCACTTCGGATAATGCTGGTCAGATGCTGGAACAGGGTGAGATCCCCCGCTTTCAATCTATCCAAGGTGCGGGCCAATTCTGCTTCAGCGTCATTTTGAGGCGCGGAACCAAGCACCCCGACGCTGCAAAAAAAGACGAATAATAGACACACCCGCCAGGAGGGACTGAGTCGTTGCATGTGCAGTGCCTTTGACTGAAAAATCACGCCAATCTGTCGATGCAACAACTTAGACCCCTGAATTGTGTGTTCGGATCACAACCTTGGTGGTCGGTAGGCTAATCTGATCCCAGTGGATTGTACAGTGAATACTGCCGGAGAAAATGAACGGGCGTTTCTGACTGCTCAGAAACGCCCGTGGATATTGGTGCCGAAGGTGGGAGTCGAACCCACACGAACCTTGCGGTCCGCTGGATTTTGAGTCCAAAAAGCGATTCCTGAAAAACCCTTAACTTTCAGTGTATTATGTTTGTGATCAATAAGTTGTATGAGAAATCAGATGATATCAGATGCTCTGATTAGTTACGATTAGTGCTGCTTGATTACGATGTGATGCCGAAAATTTGGGGAAAAGCGTTTCGGTCACACTCGGTGAGATAGACCTGGATTGTCTAATCCAACTGATGTTCTAGCGAACTCACCTTCGAAGATTGTGTGACATTGGAGACTTGACATGATGACTTGGGCAACTCATAATTTTCCCACCGTGCTTTCGAGCAGAAATTCCGCAGCTCTCACTAAACTTCTTGGGAGAGTTTAGTGAAGCTCATAGATATCATTCTCTCATGTAGGGTTTGGGGGTTCTGTGTATGCCACTTTTTCATCTAGGGAGCGGTTCACAGAGCAAGTTTAAGATAATCGTGTAAATGGACTCGTTGAGGCTGTGCCAAATCAATTTCATTCTATAAGGAGGCTAACGATGAGGGGGCGAACGGTATGGCTGCTTATTGGCCTGCTACTGCTGTTTCCAACGACAATTTGTACGCAGGACACACAGGAGAGCACGCCGGAAGATCTGGTAAACGAGAAAGCAGAATTAGCCGGCACGGTAGAGAAGAGCAATCAAGTCGCTTACCACCTCTCTTCGGGGGTTGGAACGTCGGTCTCACCTCTTTGGGGTGTTTGCACATTGGGGGCCTACAATTATTTTAAGACAGATTCAGAGCTCAGGAACAGCCTGCCCTGGTATTACAGCCCATATCTTTTTGTTCCGGGTCTTGTAATCTTGATTCTCATCTTGCTGAAGGATGTTTTGTGTTCTGCCTTTCCAGCTGTTAAGAAGCCCATGGACGCTGCTGAATTGTTTGAGAACAAGGTCAGTGGACTCATTGCTGCACCTGGGGTTGTTGTGGGGTTGTGGGAGTGTTTTGCTGTTCCAGCCGGAGGAGCAATTGCGCAGGTATTGAATTTCATCGAACCTGTGGCGTATGCCAGCAGTGCGGCTGAGACTTCAACTATCTCGGGAACTTTTGTTCTCGTGGGTGGCGTTCTTGTCAGCGTTGTTGGTTTGATTGTTTATGCGGTGGTTTGGACGGCGAGCAATGCAATCAACGTACTGATGTTGATCAATCCGATTCCGTTTGGGGATTGGGTTTTGAAGGGTTTTAAGTCCCTGATCATTGGATTGTTACTGGCTTGCACTTTGATTCACCCGGTGCTGGGTTTGATCGTTGCGTTGAGTTACGTGCTCGTTGCGTTTCTGGTCGTGGGTTGGGCATTCCGCTTGATGATTTTTGGAACCATCAATGCTTCCGATATCCTTCTCTTGAGATGGCGGCGCAATGTGGGGCAAGCGGCGTCGTCTGAAATCAAGGCGTTCAGTTGGAGAGATCTGAAAAAGTTCGTGAGGATACCGTCTCGTACATATGGGAGAATCCTACGGGCCTCGGATGGTAGTCTAGTGTTCTCCTATCGACCGTGGCTTATCTTTCCAAAGCGTTCCATGGTTCTTCTAGCTCGGGATCAGCGGATCGATATCGGAAAGGGATTAATTACCCCCTCGATTCTATACCCCTATATAAATAAAAAAGGGCGGGAGACCTATTTTAAAATTTTCTCCCTGCCGGTGCGATACCGGACTCATGAGGAGGCAATCGCCCCGATCATCGGCGTCACGAGTATTCAGTATATCGGTATAAGAAAAGGATTCCGAAATTCGATTCAGTGGGTGAGAGAGAGAATCCGTGAATTATTCGGTCGAGAAGTTATTGAATAAGAGGATTTTTCAGAACACTTTTTATGATAGGGGCTAGCGGAAGAAGCAATTATCGAAAAAGATAAGTCGATTCGGATAGTAACGTCAATAATCTTTCGCACATTTCATGGGGTACCCTCCAATCCAGCGACACAGGGCGAGTCGCTACGTTCATCGCCCTGTGCCGCCAACAGCTACCATCAGATTATGAGTTCTCTGCAATGTAATCTCTGGGAACGGAAAACAAGCAGTAAGATCTAGGGTCACTCCTTTCTGTCCTCTGGGGGAGCCACCGTCGATTCGGTCTGGATCCCGAATTTGCGGATGTTGGTGTACTCGGCCTGCCCGCTGATATCGGGTGCCAGGGCGCCGCTGCGGCTGCCGGGGAAGGTGTAGCGTTCGGTCATGTGCGCCGGCACCGCAATGCCCGAGGCGCCCGGTTCCTTGAATGTGACCACGATTTCAGCCCGGGGCTCGCCGGATCCCAATCCCTGAACCGCCAGGCGGGTCCGGCGGACGACCCCCGTCCGGGGATCGACCCACACCGAGCCCTTGCTGAACACGTCCTGCCCCCGGTTCGAGATCATGGTGGGACGCCCGGTCTCGGTGAAATCCAGCTTGACGGTGACCTGCCCCTCGATCTTGTCCTTGCCGTCCAGCTTGAATTCAAACCGGGCGATATGTTCCTTTTTGAGGAACGACAGTACGAGGGTGGGCACGTTGATGTTGCGGCGGGCCGGCCCGATGTTATACCGGGCGCTTTCGGCGGTGACGGCGTCCAGTTCCGCCGGGGCGGTGAGGAACAGCCGCTGCAGCCGGTCCCCTCGCTCCCGGATGTCCTTCCCGTCCACCTCGTACACGTCCCGGAAGAGGGCCCACTGCTGCGCCGACTCCACCCACACCAGGAGCACGTCGGCCCGGAGCACCCGGATCTGCAAAACTGGTTGCATCCGGTTGTCCGTGCCTTTCAGTCGCTGGGTGTACTTTTCCTCCAGGACGCAGTTCCCGAATTCGCCGTAGAACGTGTCGGTGTACGCCTGGATCCGTTGCAGCAGATCCCCGAGATCGGGGGCCGGTTCCGGGGATGCCGCCGGAGTGTACGATTGGAGCAGGCCCCAGACGGCGACGCATCCGATCAGGAGGCGGGCGGTTAAGATAAATCGAAGTGTCTTCATGGGTGTACTCCCCATGTGTCAATCAGACTGTTTCGATCGGATGATCCGCAGGACTTCGGCGATTTGCTCCCGTGAATATCGTACCGGTCCAAAATCGACCACCTGGAACGAAATCTCTGATTCGATCCCGTAAATCCGGATCATTGCTATGAGAGCCAGATCGCAGATCCGATGGTAAAACACGCCTGGTCTGGGAGCGATATTGAGCGCATCCCGCTCGTCGTCCAATAACGGTATCAGAGTGTCCGTCCAAGCCTCTCGCTTCAAATACTCCAGGCACTTGATGGCGAAGACCCGGGGCAGGATCTCTGGGGTGAAGGCCATCAGGCGGAGCTGGTCCGTCGCCTCGGCGTCGCCCAATTTGACCATGGCCATCCAGCAGGCCTGGACGATGGCAGG
Proteins encoded in this region:
- a CDS encoding HEAT repeat domain-containing protein, giving the protein MLHRQIGVIFQSKALHMQRLSPSWRVCLLFVFFCSVGVLGSAPQNDAEAELARTLDRLKAGDLTLFQHLTSIIRSDPALAKPFLNDPDPFVRRRITSALTNAKHPDAIPFLLFKLQDDEGDIRRSAIIGLTLFPRDVLFQRCTAESIEAIYRQACRWEDRCDDAFKIVGDWGDPAWIPRLREQRDKAAHALILKETSPHPPHNVFYAPAIVQACWMAMVKLGDAEATEQLRLMAFTPEILPRVFAIKCLEYLKREAWTDTLIPLLDDERDALNIAPRPSVFYHRICDLALIALIRIYGIESEISFQVVDFGPVRYSREQIAEVLRIIHSKRPE